Proteins encoded by one window of Haematobia irritans isolate KBUSLIRL chromosome 2, ASM5000362v1, whole genome shotgun sequence:
- the LOC142223872 gene encoding uncharacterized protein LOC142223872, which yields MPPPWEERHHHHHHNRPIIEVDIVNPMARPYMPPPPPRVTTEVVIVPPPQPRPPPPQQEVVVVMQQNRPPVREHWDNSPRW from the coding sequence ATGCCTCCACCATGGGAAGAAcgccaccaccatcatcatcacaaTCGTCCAATAATCGAAGTGGATATTGTCAATCCTATGGCACGTCCTTAtatgccaccaccaccaccacgggTAACTACCGAAGTAGTTATAGTACCTCCTCCTCAGCCACGTCCACCACCTCCACAACAAGAGGTTGTTGTCGTGATGCAACAAAACCGACCGCCCGTTAGGGAACACTGGGACAATTCCCCACGATGGTGA
- the LOC142226060 gene encoding uncharacterized protein LOC142226060 — MPPPPPYGYEDPYRHRHHHHHHRPGIEIDIVPGWNRPYYPPPPPPPPRAEVVVVTPAATYVPPAVPGQYYNNNGGYYNNGYNNGYNNPPYPRW, encoded by the coding sequence atgccaccaccaccaccttaCGGATATGAAGATCCATATCGCCAtcgccatcatcatcaccatcatcgccCAGGTATCGAAATTGATATTGTTCCCGGCTGGAATCGTCCATACTATCCTCCACCTCCCCCACCGCCTCCTAGAGCTGAGGTGGTAGTCGTAACTCCAGCTGCCACATATGTACCACCAGCAGTTCCTGGTCAATACTACAATAACAATGGGGGATACTATAACAACGGCTATAACAATGGATATAATAACCCACCCTATCCAAGATGGTAA